The Bacillus sp. Y1 genome includes the window CCTAATATTGCTGTATATGGTGTTCAAACCATGGCGTGTCCTAGTATGAAGCAATCTTTAATGGAACAGAAGCCCGTTGCCATTAAATCTGCACCAACAATGGCAGATGGAATTGCTGTACAAAAACCGGGAGCGAGCAATTTCGAAATTGTGAAAAAATATGTAAACGATATCGTGTGTGTGGACGAAATGGAAATTGCACGGACGATGCTCTTGCTTTTAGAAAGAAATAAATTACTAGTTGAGGGGTCAGGGGCTAGTTCACTTGCCGCATTATTGTATAAAAAAATAAATATAACAAATAAAAAGGTGGCAGCTGTTTTAAGTGGTGGCAATGTCAATGTTCATTTTATATCTAGGATTATTGAACGTGGACTTGTTGAGTCAGGAAGGTACGCGAACTTTTCAATCATTTTAAAGGATAAGCCTGGAGAGCTTCAACGGGTGGTCAGCTCGATAACGGAATTAGATGCCAATATTCAAGATGTTCATCTCCATCATATGGGGAAGAATATCTATCCCGGCTACGCACAACTGGATCTATCAGTTGAAACAAAAAATAATGAGCATATTGAAGAGCTGTTTAGTGTTTTAAAAGAGAAAGAGATTCAAGTAACGATGGAATCATAAGTTACTTTGTTTATAGGGGCCTGCTTTAATGGATGTTCACTAAAGCAGGCTTTTTAGTTTTCTTCTAAAACGATACTGCTAACCACTCTTTCTTCTGTATCCTTGGCAATTTTCGTTTTGTATTCTAGATTTTCGTGATAGTTCATTTTGAAAATACAAGAATAAAGGATATCCAAAATCAAGTGAATGGAGTTATTGGTTGAATAGTAGCCAATTTTTGAATACAGCTTTTCACGGGTAGAAATGTATAACGTACAATCTGAATAGTTTTTTAAACTGTTTTCGCTAAGACTCGTTAAAGATATAATAGGAGTTTTTCTGTCCCTCAATACCTTGGCAATCTTAATAACCTCGTCCGATTCACCAGAATACGAGATTAAAATCGCTGTGTTTTTAGGCGTAGAATTGTTTGCTACAAAAATTTGCTCTTCAGGAACATTCATTAATTCCACATGACGATTAATACGAAGCATTTTGTGCTTGAAGTCATATGCCATTAACAGGGAATTGCTTATTCCATATATATTAATGATGTCAGCCTTAGCTAGTAGCTCTGTCGCTTTCCTTAATTCCTCATTTTTTAAAAGTGCCAATGTATCTTCGACAGTTTCGGTTGCTAAATGACCAATTTTTGAAGCGATGCTCATCAAGCTATCTTGTGGTTCAAAAGGGAAATTTGGATCAATATTTGAAAAATGCTGGTTTAAATAGTAGATCTCCTCAAGATATTTCTCTTTTAACTCATTCCAGCCGCTAAATCCTAATTTTTGTGACAAGCGAACAACAGTGGAAGGGGAAGTAAAGGTAGCTTGAGCTAAATCCTTCGTTGATAAGTGCTGGATATTTTCCTTTTCTTTTAATATATATGTCGCAAGTACTTCTTCAGACTTTGATAAAGAGTCCATTGACTCAAGTTTATTTGAGATGATCATAATGTAATTACTTTACTCCTTTTTAAAAAGGTATTTCATTTTTTGATGAAAAAAGGTAGAAAAAAATAGAATGCCATTCTAACATGCTTGGAAAGTCTTTCACTCCAAATATTCTTCCTATACTATATCACTATAAGTTAGTGAATGAAATAAACATGAAGCTTATAGGCTGTTTAGTTTCGGGCATGATAAGCGGAGTGATTTTAATAGTAAACGGAGGAACAAACCATGGCATTTCAAGAGAACTTTTTATGGGGCGGAGCAGTAGCTGCACATCAAGTAGAAGGTGGATGGAATAAAGGTGGAAAAGGCCCGAGTGTGGCTGATGTAATGACTGCTGGCGCACACGGTGTCCCAAGACAAATTACGGATGGAGTTTTAGAAGGAAAGTTTTATCCTAACCATGAAGCCATTGATTTCCACGGCAATTATAAAGAAGATATTGCACTATTTGCAGAAATGGGCTTTAAATGCTTCCGTACAAGTATTGCTTGGACGCGTATTTTTCCAAAAGGTGACGAAGTGGAGCCAAACGAAGAAGGCTTACAATTTTATGATGATATGTTTGATGAGTTATTAAAGCATGGCATTGAACCGGTCATTACGTTAAGTCACTTTGAAATGCCTTATCATCTAGTGAAGGAATACGGTGGTTGGCGTAACCGTAAAGTGATTGAATTTTTTGTACACTATTCGAAAACGGTAATGGAACGTTACAAAAACAAAGTGAAGTACTGGATGACTTTTAACGAAATCAATAACCAAAAAAATACAGCCAATCCACTGTTTGTTTGGACCTGCTCTGGTGTTCAATATAAGGAAGGCGAAAATAGAGAAGAAGTTATGTACCAAGCGGTTCACCATGAGCTTGTTGCAAGTGCACTAGTGGTAAAAGAAGGCCACAAGATTAACCCTGACTTCCAAATTGGATGTATGGTATCGTTCGTACCTATTTACCCATTCTCATGTCATCCTGACGATATGATGCTGCAAGTTGAATCGATGCATGACCGTTGGTTCTTTGCCGATGTACACGCAAGAGGACATTACGGTGCATATGCCCTAAAAGAGTGGGAAAGAAAAGGTTATAACATTAAAATGGAGCCTGAGGATGCACAAATTCTTGCAGAAGGTACAGTGGATTATATCGGATTCAGTTACTATATGTCTGATGCAGTAAAAAGCGGTGTAAATAAGGTAGATGAAAATGATGTGGTGGGTTCTAGCTCAAGTGTTAAAAATCCATTCGTTAAAGCATCTGATTGGGGCTGGCAAATTGACCCAGTTGGTTTAAGATATTCTCTAAATCAATTATGGGAAAGATACGAACTTCCATTATTTATCGTTGAAAATGGCTTTGGTGCTGTTGATGTGAAGGAAGAAGATGGAAGTGTAAATGATGACTATCGTATTGACTACCTACGCTCACATATTCAAGAAATGGAGAAAGCCATTGAACTAGATGGAGTTGAGTTAATGGGTTACACTCCGTGGGGCTGTATTGATTGTGTATCTTTTACAACAGGTGAAATGAAAAAGCGCTACGGCTTTATCTATGTTGACAAAGACAACGAAGGTAACGGAACTCTAGAAAGATCCAAGAAAAAGTCTTTTGACTGGTATAAAAATGTCATTGCAACGAACGGTAAAGAGCTATAATAAATGAGAAAACTGACTTTGGTTTATGCCAAGGTCAGTTTTTTTAGTTAAAATGGAAATTTATTTTCGGATTCTTCTTGATAACAGGGCTGCGTGACCTAACAGGATTCCAGCGACAGCAGCAGCGATAAGAGTAATAAGTGCAGGTGGGATATTCTCGTAAATGGGTTTGGAAATATTGGTAAATCCTATAACAAAACCAAAGGCTCCTAAAAAGGTAATAAGAATCGTAAATTTCATACTCCGAGCGGGAATACTT containing:
- the ilvA gene encoding threonine ammonia-lyase, encoding MKGIVHETPLDYSKTFSDLAQNEVYLKLENLQKTGSFKVRGSYNKLISLSEEELKKGVVAASAGNHAQGVAYSSQMLGIPCTIVMPKGAPLSKVLATRQYGAEVILEGNVFDEALAFALELNEKRGATFIHAFDDEAVITGQGTVGLEILDQLPEVEAVICPVGGGGLIAGVAMAVKEKNPNIAVYGVQTMACPSMKQSLMEQKPVAIKSAPTMADGIAVQKPGASNFEIVKKYVNDIVCVDEMEIARTMLLLLERNKLLVEGSGASSLAALLYKKINITNKKVAAVLSGGNVNVHFISRIIERGLVESGRYANFSIILKDKPGELQRVVSSITELDANIQDVHLHHMGKNIYPGYAQLDLSVETKNNEHIEELFSVLKEKEIQVTMES
- a CDS encoding MurR/RpiR family transcriptional regulator codes for the protein MIISNKLESMDSLSKSEEVLATYILKEKENIQHLSTKDLAQATFTSPSTVVRLSQKLGFSGWNELKEKYLEEIYYLNQHFSNIDPNFPFEPQDSLMSIASKIGHLATETVEDTLALLKNEELRKATELLAKADIINIYGISNSLLMAYDFKHKMLRINRHVELMNVPEEQIFVANNSTPKNTAILISYSGESDEVIKIAKVLRDRKTPIISLTSLSENSLKNYSDCTLYISTREKLYSKIGYYSTNNSIHLILDILYSCIFKMNYHENLEYKTKIAKDTEERVVSSIVLEEN
- a CDS encoding 6-phospho-beta-glucosidase; amino-acid sequence: MAFQENFLWGGAVAAHQVEGGWNKGGKGPSVADVMTAGAHGVPRQITDGVLEGKFYPNHEAIDFHGNYKEDIALFAEMGFKCFRTSIAWTRIFPKGDEVEPNEEGLQFYDDMFDELLKHGIEPVITLSHFEMPYHLVKEYGGWRNRKVIEFFVHYSKTVMERYKNKVKYWMTFNEINNQKNTANPLFVWTCSGVQYKEGENREEVMYQAVHHELVASALVVKEGHKINPDFQIGCMVSFVPIYPFSCHPDDMMLQVESMHDRWFFADVHARGHYGAYALKEWERKGYNIKMEPEDAQILAEGTVDYIGFSYYMSDAVKSGVNKVDENDVVGSSSSVKNPFVKASDWGWQIDPVGLRYSLNQLWERYELPLFIVENGFGAVDVKEEDGSVNDDYRIDYLRSHIQEMEKAIELDGVELMGYTPWGCIDCVSFTTGEMKKRYGFIYVDKDNEGNGTLERSKKKSFDWYKNVIATNGKEL